The proteins below come from a single Xylanibacillus composti genomic window:
- the speE gene encoding polyamine aminopropyltransferase produces the protein MERLPKYIQHAQGKLWLTEDERDNLKISYRIKEVLFEEKSPYQHVMVLDSWDFGPMLVLDGVVQTTSKDGHIYNEMISHVPLAMHPRPRKVLIIGGGDCGVAREAAKYDQVEQIDLVEIDEAVVRASKRYLPEVSGNLSDPRVRYHYTDGVEFVGQVQQEYDCIIVDSSDPVGPAEQLFETAFYRNLHRALKEDGIVVCQSQSPIFHSDVMRQSYERISRLFAETRLYTTVVPTYPGGLWSFTLGAKHALPDPDSIRFDKPARYANEEVLRGCFQLPAFLNEMLKQEPVHAGR, from the coding sequence TTGGAACGGTTACCAAAGTATATTCAGCATGCACAGGGTAAACTGTGGTTGACCGAGGATGAAAGAGACAATTTGAAAATCAGCTATCGCATCAAGGAAGTGCTGTTCGAGGAGAAGAGTCCGTATCAGCATGTCATGGTGCTGGATTCCTGGGATTTCGGACCGATGCTGGTGCTGGACGGGGTCGTGCAGACCACCTCGAAGGATGGACATATTTACAACGAGATGATCAGCCATGTCCCGCTCGCCATGCATCCGCGTCCGCGCAAGGTGCTGATTATCGGCGGCGGCGATTGCGGCGTCGCCAGAGAAGCGGCGAAGTATGACCAGGTAGAGCAGATAGACCTGGTAGAGATTGATGAAGCGGTCGTACGGGCGAGCAAGCGTTATCTGCCTGAAGTGTCGGGCAATTTGTCCGATCCCCGAGTACGCTATCATTATACCGACGGCGTGGAATTCGTCGGACAGGTGCAGCAGGAATACGATTGCATCATTGTCGATTCCTCCGACCCGGTCGGTCCGGCCGAGCAGCTGTTTGAGACCGCCTTTTACCGCAATCTTCACCGGGCGCTGAAGGAGGACGGCATCGTGGTATGTCAGAGCCAATCGCCGATCTTCCACAGTGACGTTATGCGGCAATCCTACGAGCGCATCAGCCGCCTGTTTGCTGAAACCCGACTATACACGACTGTTGTTCCGACCTATCCGGGGGGCCTGTGGAGCTTTACTTTAGGCGCCAAGCATGCGCTTCCCGACCCGGACAGCATCCGTTTCGATAAACCTGCACGTTATGCGAATGAGGAAGTGCTGCGCGGCTGCTTCCAGCTGCCGGCATTCCTGAACGAAATGCTGAAGCAGGAGCCAGTCCACGCCGGCCGTTAA
- a CDS encoding GyrI-like domain-containing protein: protein MWARFWKEGVYAGITPKANRKVIGLYSDYEGDCRHPYRFTAGCEVGGQGEWAADVASVTIPGGKYAKFAVRGDVQQAIGEFWSKLWDMPLERAYRCDFEEYQERPEGSDDQEVHIYISI from the coding sequence TTGTGGGCGAGGTTTTGGAAAGAAGGGGTTTATGCAGGAATTACGCCAAAAGCGAATCGCAAGGTGATCGGGCTGTACTCCGATTATGAAGGAGATTGCAGGCATCCATATCGGTTTACCGCCGGCTGTGAGGTCGGCGGGCAAGGGGAATGGGCGGCCGATGTTGCCTCTGTCACGATTCCGGGTGGCAAGTATGCGAAATTCGCAGTGCGCGGGGATGTCCAGCAGGCGATAGGCGAATTTTGGAGCAAGCTGTGGGACATGCCGCTGGAGCGGGCGTATCGCTGCGACTTCGAGGAATATCAGGAGCGTCCGGAAGGCTCGGATGACCAAGAGGTTCATATTTATATCTCCATCTAA
- a CDS encoding HD-GYP domain-containing protein, whose amino-acid sequence MRIIPIDQYDEKSMILAMPVYDSQRRILIAANQTIHPKFQIRLKHMGIRVLVIEDAISKGITLEEMIDMPTWLDIAENIRDAHAAVRARKPIQMRDILSAAGKLIRETQLRPVLVPIPTSTISMDLAPYAHAVNVALLALQVGNKRGYNDLMLRDLAVGCLLHSIGEAVTADADKVPEAGFQVLRNVRELSLVSSHIAFQYNERLDGSGAPRGIKGSAFHEYAQIGSMCKLYDRAVSSEELLPHEAMEAIMAMSGLAYTHGVINDFVRAVPAYPPGTMVKLQSGKEALVVKITNHMQRPVVRELGSKTEIDLSDHPTVMIQGVKPAEASNF is encoded by the coding sequence ATGAGAATTATTCCGATCGATCAATATGATGAAAAAAGCATGATCCTGGCCATGCCCGTCTATGATTCACAACGCCGCATCCTCATTGCAGCGAACCAAACCATACACCCCAAGTTTCAGATTCGGTTGAAGCATATGGGCATTCGCGTCCTTGTCATAGAGGATGCGATCTCCAAAGGCATCACGCTTGAAGAAATGATAGATATGCCCACTTGGCTCGACATTGCGGAGAATATCCGGGACGCCCACGCCGCCGTACGTGCCCGCAAACCGATCCAAATGCGGGACATCCTGAGCGCGGCAGGCAAGCTGATCCGCGAGACACAGCTCCGTCCCGTGCTGGTTCCCATTCCGACATCCACCATTTCCATGGATCTCGCGCCGTATGCGCATGCTGTCAACGTCGCGCTCTTGGCTTTGCAGGTTGGCAACAAGCGCGGATACAACGACCTCATGCTGCGGGATTTGGCTGTAGGCTGTCTGCTGCACAGTATTGGCGAGGCTGTGACCGCTGATGCGGACAAGGTGCCGGAAGCCGGCTTTCAGGTGCTGCGGAATGTGCGCGAATTAAGCCTTGTCTCCTCGCATATCGCCTTCCAATATAATGAGCGTCTGGATGGCAGCGGAGCGCCAAGAGGAATCAAAGGCAGCGCCTTCCATGAGTATGCTCAAATCGGGAGCATGTGCAAGCTGTACGACCGCGCTGTGTCCTCAGAGGAATTGCTTCCGCACGAAGCCATGGAAGCGATCATGGCCATGAGCGGGCTCGCCTATACGCATGGAGTGATTAATGATTTCGTACGTGCCGTTCCGGCATATCCGCCGGGAACCATGGTCAAGCTGCAGTCGGGGAAGGAAGCGCTGGTGGTGAAAATCACCAACCATATGCAGCGTCCCGTTGTCCGCGAACTGGGCAGCAAGACAGAGATAGATCTGTCCGACCATCCAACCGTAATGATCCAAGGCGTAAAGCCAGCAGAAGCATCGAACTTCTAA